One Choloepus didactylus isolate mChoDid1 chromosome 8, mChoDid1.pri, whole genome shotgun sequence DNA window includes the following coding sequences:
- the LOC119542148 gene encoding 25-hydroxyvitamin D-1 alpha hydroxylase, mitochondrial isoform X1, with amino-acid sequence MTQTLKLASRLFHRVRCVPELGASLGPRGADSAPCSLADIPGPSTPGFLAELFCKGGLSRLHELQVQNSERFGPVWLASFGTVRTVFVAAPALIEQLLRQEGPRPERCSFSPWVEHRRRRQRACGLLTAEGEEWQRLRSLLAPLLLRPQAAAGYAGTLDNVVRDLVRRLRRQRGRDAGPPALVRDVAGEFYKFGLEGIAAVLLGSRLGCLEAEVRPDTDAFIRAVGSVFVSTLLTMAMPDWLHRLVPGPWGRLCRDWDQMFAFTQKHVERREAEAAMRSQGRPEEDTGPGTHLTYFLFREKLPAPSILGNVTELLLAGVDTVSNTLSWALYELSRHPEVQKALYSEITAALGSCAHAPATALSQLPLLKAVVKEVLRLYPVVPGNSRVPDKDICVGDYIIPKNTLVTLCHYATSRDPAQFPEPNSFRPARWLGEGPSPHPFSSLPFGFGKRSCMGRRLAELELQMALAQILTHFEVQPEPGAAPVKPMTRTVLVPERSINLQFLDRESCGSRLSSSPLSS; translated from the exons AGGCTGTTCCATCGCGTCCGCTGTGTTCCTGAGCTGGGAGCCTCACTGGGCCCCAGAGGCGCCGACTCAGCGCCCTGCAGCTTGGCTGACATCCCAGGCCCCTCCACACCCGGATTCCTGGCTGAACTTTTCTGCAAGGGGGGGCTGTCACGGCTACACGAGCTGCAG GTGCAGAACTCGGAGCGATTCGGGCCAGTGTGGTTGGCCAGCTTCGGAACCGTGCGCACGGTATTCGTAGCCGCCCCTGCTCTCATCGAGCAGCTGCTGCGACAGGAGGGGCCCCGGCCGGAGCGCTGTAGCTTCTCACCCTGGGTGGAGCATCGCCGTCGCCGCCAGCGAGCATGCGGACTGCTCACCGC GGAAGGCGAAGAATGGCAGAGGCTCCGCAGCCTCTTAGCCCCACTCCTCCTTCGTCCTCAAGCGGCTGCCGGCTATGCCGGGACCCTGGACAACGTAGTCCGTGATCTTGTGCGGCGACTGAGGCGCCAGCGGGGACGGGACGCCGGGCCGCCCGCGCTAGTTCGGGACGTGGCGGGAGAGTTTTACAAGTTCGGCCTAGAAG GCATAGCCGCGGTGCTGCTGGGTTCGCGCCTGGGCTGCCTGGAGGCCGAAGTGCGGCCGGACACAGACGCCTTCATCCGCGCCGTGGGCTCGGTGTTTGTGTCCACGCTGCTGACCATGGCGATGCCGGACTGGCTGCACCGCCTCGTGCCGGGGCCCTGGGGCCGCCTCTGCCGGGACTGGGACCAGATGTTTGCATTTA CCCAGAAGCACGTGGAGCGGCGAGAGGCCGAGGCGGCCATGAGGAGCCAGGGAAGGCCTGAGGAGGACACGGGCCCCGGGACGCACCTGACCTACTTCCTGTTCCGGGAAAAGCTGCCTGCTCCGTCCATCCTGGGGAATGTAACAGAGCTGCTACTGGCCGGAGTAGACACG GTATCCAATACACTCTCCTGGGCTCTGTATGAGCTTTCCCGGCACCCTGAAGTCCAGAAGGCACTCTACTCCGAGATTACAGCTGCTCTAGGCTCCTGTGCCCACGCCCCAGCCACTGCTCTATCCCAGCTGCCCCTGCTGAAGGCTGTGGTGAAGGAGGTGCTGAG GCTGTACCCTGTGGTACCTGGAAATTCCCGTGTCCCAGACAAAGACATTTGTGTGGGTGACtacattattccaaaaaat ACGCTGGTCACTCTGTGTCACTATGCCACTTCACGGGACCCTGCCCAGTTCCCAGAGCCAAATTCTTTTCGTCCAGCACGATGGCTGGGGGAGGGCCCATCCCCCCACCCATTTTCATCTCTCCCCTTTGGGTTTGGCAAGCGCAGCTGCATGGGGAGACGCCTGGCAGAGCTTGAGCTGCAAATGGCTTTGGCCCAG ATCTTGACCCACTTTGAGGTACAGCCTGAGCCAGGTGCTGCCCCAGTCAAACCTATGACCCGGACTGTCTTGGTCCCTGAGAGGAGCATCAACCTACAGTTTCTGGACAGAGAGAGCTGTGGAAGCAGGCTATCATCATCACCCCTTTCCTCATAA
- the LOC119542148 gene encoding 25-hydroxyvitamin D-1 alpha hydroxylase, mitochondrial isoform X2, which translates to MTQTLKLASRLFHRVRCVPELGASLGPRGADSAPCSLADIPGPSTPGFLAELFCKGGLSRLHELQVQNSERFGPVWLASFGTVRTVFVAAPALIEQLLRQEGPRPERCSFSPWVEHRRRRQRACGLLTAEGEEWQRLRSLLAPLLLRPQAAAGYAGTLDNVVRDLVRRLRRQRGRDAGPPALVRDVAGEFYKFGLEGIAAVLLGSRLGCLEAEVRPDTDAFIRAVGSVFVSTLLTMAMPDWLHRLVPGPWGRLCRDWDQMFAFTQKHVERREAEAAMRSQGRPEEDTGPGTHLTYFLFREKLPAPSILGNVTELLLAGVDTVSNTLSWALYELSRHPEVQKALYSEITAALGSCAHAPATALSQLPLLKAVVKEVLRRWSLCVTMPLHGTLPSSQSQILFVQHDGWGRAHPPTHFHLSPLGLASAAAWGDAWQSLSCKWLWPRS; encoded by the exons AGGCTGTTCCATCGCGTCCGCTGTGTTCCTGAGCTGGGAGCCTCACTGGGCCCCAGAGGCGCCGACTCAGCGCCCTGCAGCTTGGCTGACATCCCAGGCCCCTCCACACCCGGATTCCTGGCTGAACTTTTCTGCAAGGGGGGGCTGTCACGGCTACACGAGCTGCAG GTGCAGAACTCGGAGCGATTCGGGCCAGTGTGGTTGGCCAGCTTCGGAACCGTGCGCACGGTATTCGTAGCCGCCCCTGCTCTCATCGAGCAGCTGCTGCGACAGGAGGGGCCCCGGCCGGAGCGCTGTAGCTTCTCACCCTGGGTGGAGCATCGCCGTCGCCGCCAGCGAGCATGCGGACTGCTCACCGC GGAAGGCGAAGAATGGCAGAGGCTCCGCAGCCTCTTAGCCCCACTCCTCCTTCGTCCTCAAGCGGCTGCCGGCTATGCCGGGACCCTGGACAACGTAGTCCGTGATCTTGTGCGGCGACTGAGGCGCCAGCGGGGACGGGACGCCGGGCCGCCCGCGCTAGTTCGGGACGTGGCGGGAGAGTTTTACAAGTTCGGCCTAGAAG GCATAGCCGCGGTGCTGCTGGGTTCGCGCCTGGGCTGCCTGGAGGCCGAAGTGCGGCCGGACACAGACGCCTTCATCCGCGCCGTGGGCTCGGTGTTTGTGTCCACGCTGCTGACCATGGCGATGCCGGACTGGCTGCACCGCCTCGTGCCGGGGCCCTGGGGCCGCCTCTGCCGGGACTGGGACCAGATGTTTGCATTTA CCCAGAAGCACGTGGAGCGGCGAGAGGCCGAGGCGGCCATGAGGAGCCAGGGAAGGCCTGAGGAGGACACGGGCCCCGGGACGCACCTGACCTACTTCCTGTTCCGGGAAAAGCTGCCTGCTCCGTCCATCCTGGGGAATGTAACAGAGCTGCTACTGGCCGGAGTAGACACG GTATCCAATACACTCTCCTGGGCTCTGTATGAGCTTTCCCGGCACCCTGAAGTCCAGAAGGCACTCTACTCCGAGATTACAGCTGCTCTAGGCTCCTGTGCCCACGCCCCAGCCACTGCTCTATCCCAGCTGCCCCTGCTGAAGGCTGTGGTGAAGGAGGTGCTGAG ACGCTGGTCACTCTGTGTCACTATGCCACTTCACGGGACCCTGCCCAGTTCCCAGAGCCAAATTCTTTTCGTCCAGCACGATGGCTGGGGGAGGGCCCATCCCCCCACCCATTTTCATCTCTCCCCTTTGGGTTTGGCAAGCGCAGCTGCATGGGGAGACGCCTGGCAGAGCTTGAGCTGCAAATGGCTTTGGCCCAG ATCTTGA